From a region of the Mesomycoplasma ovipneumoniae ATCC 29419 genome:
- a CDS encoding sugar ABC transporter permease: MNLLVPKIASFEFVAKNASPKKRLNLSDERDIKPIELLWIFLNYLILISWSVVVLFPIVSLVIATFNVANTRLITITPFVFGFDNFTYLFTSERSYFFSWYGNTLTIALLTMVISTTAVALNSYAYSRFRFKGSKHSLTIIMLLQMIPATSSLIFLYILVQIGQIGGISPIFMLVIIYSGGAVSGNTFMLKAYLDSISRELDDSAKIDGCSNFGVFFKILLPVLRPAIIMVALWSFLTPFTDVILPRFVLFNIQDLTLAVGLETFINVEPKHVNAGAYAAGALLAALPALGLFMYLQKYIIGGLSEGAVKG, from the coding sequence ATGAACTTATTAGTGCCAAAAATTGCTAGTTTTGAGTTTGTTGCCAAAAATGCTAGTCCAAAAAAACGTCTAAATTTAAGTGATGAACGCGATATTAAGCCAATTGAGTTACTTTGAATTTTTCTTAATTATTTAATTTTAATTTCTTGGTCTGTTGTTGTTTTATTTCCAATAGTTTCGCTAGTTATTGCCACTTTTAATGTTGCTAATACTCGACTTATTACAATTACACCGTTTGTTTTTGGTTTTGATAATTTCACTTATTTATTTACTTCTGAACGGTCTTATTTTTTCTCTTGGTACGGAAATACGCTAACAATTGCACTTTTAACGATGGTTATTTCAACTACCGCCGTTGCACTAAATAGTTATGCTTATTCACGTTTTCGCTTTAAAGGTTCAAAACATTCTTTGACAATAATTATGTTATTGCAAATGATTCCGGCAACTTCTTCGTTAATTTTTCTCTATATTTTAGTCCAAATTGGCCAAATTGGCGGAATTTCACCGATATTTATGTTAGTAATTATTTACTCAGGTGGGGCCGTTTCTGGAAATACTTTTATGCTCAAAGCTTATTTAGATAGTATTTCTCGCGAACTTGATGATTCAGCAAAAATTGATGGCTGTTCAAATTTTGGTGTTTTTTTCAAAATTTTACTACCGGTTTTACGACCTGCAATAATTATGGTTGCCCTTTGATCTTTTTTAACACCATTTACCGATGTTATTTTACCAAGATTTGTTCTTTTCAATATTCAAGACTTAACTCTTGCTGTCGGTCTTGAAACATTTATTAATGTCGAGCCAAAACATGTCAATGCTGGCGCTTATGCAGCTGGGGCTCTACTTGCGGCTCTTCCTGCGCTTGGTTTATTTATGTATTTACAAAAATACATAATTGGCGGACTTTCTGAAGGAGCTGTTAAAGGTTAA
- a CDS encoding ABC transporter permease subunit: MKLKKIEKELKNLRSWFKDFSKSLNQTEDSPQVKVELFEKTKKSTLESEVDLIKKHFIFQVCLNYVRKYQDFDFDLNKISQFLDEDGKKFLVQSKLKSDFFVNFYQQIKQKQEELLKKSALAKKNYTETKQLQTDLYKKRKSNLELKAKQKIISLEYSYKNAIDFLKQQANQQNAAQKELISEKKQEIIAFESKNISKLNEFKQEINSQINKISAQKQKYLAFSLSQTKINFLDQAIKLFYAIQKNQNFEIPDLDISLENHGQILKDKLDFFHKLKDENAQLFDLIKSHYFGFYGSFLIKKLAKSSLKWQILLQKAKYLKQYSYKGHYLQDLGWATREKTIEDFKTRIKFINEKILAKYELKVLKSSPDFKTQQEEIKTKISEIKQNYVESVAKNKKRLQQNEIAKTAFKNLQKQAKIAKTDQKRTLFLSSKITKFKQILKTNNYRYFNELKVNKKIYESKANEALKSYPVETIKNVRFISFFLNLIFPGLAELFVFRQFIKGSLLSVVSIICYAFIIPFSFGAYWSKMGGIPGFADLGANLHSPRDGIFTDARFYLFGGVLSVILMAFVLVYFIIGAISAWRIAKAMEAGVVPGKWLYSKQWLQTTGFPWMISLIGHALMIFIVAAPIITSVLISFTDYGYNHAAPGQTVNWVGLKQWGKWWDYRQLGLFQSLASVLGWTAIWTVLSTLFPIGLGILIAILTNSSRIKGKKIFRLIFILPWAVPAFVSLSFIRSMFAADSKGYINLILINLGLIKDGISWLNQIGTARVLLIVVQTWISYAFIFMLVTGNLQAISGEIYEAGAVDGASKSQIFWKLTLPQLLLGIAPMLIGQFVGAFNNFTTISIFTGGGPAYANASPFGEASTDIIISWVFKLTTQGIKIDGHQAFAAALSTLAALISISFALRGFIKSMQRR; this comes from the coding sequence TTGAAATTAAAAAAAATCGAAAAAGAGCTCAAAAATCTTCGCAGTTGATTTAAAGATTTTTCAAAATCACTCAACCAAACAGAAGATAGCCCGCAGGTTAAAGTTGAATTGTTTGAAAAAACAAAAAAATCAACCTTAGAATCTGAAGTTGACTTAATAAAAAAGCACTTTATTTTCCAAGTTTGCCTAAATTATGTTAGAAAATACCAAGATTTTGACTTTGACCTAAACAAAATTAGCCAATTTCTTGATGAAGACGGCAAAAAATTCTTAGTCCAATCAAAACTAAAAAGTGATTTTTTTGTCAATTTTTATCAGCAAATTAAACAAAAACAAGAAGAACTCTTAAAAAAATCAGCTTTAGCTAAAAAAAATTACACTGAAACCAAACAGTTACAAACTGACTTATATAAAAAAAGAAAATCAAATTTAGAACTCAAAGCAAAACAAAAAATAATTTCGCTCGAATATAGTTATAAAAATGCAATTGATTTCCTAAAACAGCAAGCAAATCAGCAAAATGCAGCCCAAAAGGAATTAATTAGCGAAAAAAAGCAGGAAATTATTGCTTTTGAGTCCAAAAATATTAGCAAACTAAATGAATTTAAGCAAGAAATTAATTCACAAATTAACAAAATTAGCGCTCAAAAACAAAAATATCTTGCCTTTAGTTTGTCCCAGACAAAAATAAATTTCCTTGATCAGGCAATTAAATTATTTTACGCCATTCAAAAAAATCAAAATTTTGAAATTCCAGATTTAGATATTTCCCTTGAGAATCACGGCCAAATTTTAAAAGATAAATTAGATTTTTTCCATAAATTAAAAGATGAAAATGCACAACTTTTTGATTTAATTAAAAGTCATTATTTTGGTTTTTATGGTAGTTTTTTGATAAAAAAACTGGCAAAATCAAGTCTAAAATGGCAAATTTTGCTCCAAAAAGCTAAATATTTAAAGCAATATTCATACAAAGGTCATTATCTTCAGGATCTCGGCTGGGCAACCAGAGAAAAAACGATCGAAGACTTTAAGACACGGATAAAATTTATAAATGAAAAAATTCTTGCAAAATACGAGCTTAAAGTTTTAAAATCAAGTCCAGATTTTAAAACTCAGCAAGAAGAAATTAAAACAAAAATCAGTGAAATTAAGCAAAATTATGTCGAGAGTGTTGCTAAAAACAAAAAAAGATTGCAGCAAAATGAAATTGCCAAAACAGCCTTTAAAAACTTGCAAAAACAAGCCAAAATTGCAAAAACTGACCAAAAAAGAACGCTGTTTTTGAGCTCAAAAATAACAAAATTCAAACAAATTCTCAAAACAAATAATTACCGTTATTTTAATGAACTAAAAGTTAACAAAAAAATTTATGAATCAAAAGCAAATGAAGCACTAAAATCTTATCCTGTTGAGACAATAAAAAACGTCCGTTTTATTAGCTTCTTTTTGAATTTAATCTTCCCAGGACTTGCTGAATTATTTGTATTTCGCCAGTTTATCAAAGGATCTTTACTTTCAGTTGTTAGTATAATTTGTTATGCTTTTATAATTCCCTTTTCATTTGGGGCTTACTGGTCAAAAATGGGCGGGATTCCGGGCTTTGCTGACTTAGGAGCAAATTTACACTCGCCCCGGGATGGTATTTTTACTGATGCACGTTTTTACCTTTTTGGTGGCGTCCTGTCGGTAATTTTAATGGCTTTTGTGCTAGTTTACTTTATAATTGGGGCAATTTCGGCCTGAAGAATTGCAAAAGCAATGGAAGCTGGCGTTGTTCCGGGAAAATGACTCTATTCAAAACAGTGACTTCAGACTACCGGATTTCCGTGAATGATTTCACTAATTGGTCATGCTTTAATGATTTTTATCGTTGCTGCGCCAATAATTACTTCAGTTTTAATTTCTTTTACTGACTATGGCTACAATCATGCCGCCCCAGGTCAAACAGTTAACTGAGTTGGACTTAAACAATGAGGAAAATGGTGAGATTATCGCCAACTTGGACTGTTTCAATCACTAGCTTCAGTTCTTGGTTGAACCGCAATTTGGACGGTTTTATCAACACTTTTTCCGATTGGTTTAGGAATTTTAATTGCAATTTTAACAAATTCTTCCCGAATTAAAGGTAAAAAAATTTTTCGGCTTATATTTATTTTACCCTGAGCAGTGCCGGCGTTTGTTTCTTTGTCTTTTATTCGTTCAATGTTTGCCGCTGATTCAAAAGGTTATATTAATTTAATTTTAATTAATTTAGGACTTATTAAAGACGGAATTTCTTGACTAAATCAAATTGGTACGGCCCGAGTTTTATTAATTGTTGTCCAGACTTGAATTAGTTATGCCTTTATTTTTATGCTTGTAACCGGAAATCTGCAGGCAATTTCGGGTGAAATTTACGAAGCTGGTGCGGTTGATGGGGCTTCTAAATCGCAAATTTTCTGAAAACTGACGCTTCCCCAGCTACTTCTGGGAATTGCACCGATGTTAATTGGACAATTTGTCGGCGCCTTTAATAACTTTACAACAATTTCAATTTTCACAGGCGGTGGGCCAGCTTATGCAAATGCCTCCCCATTTGGTGAGGCCTCAACTGACATTATTATTTCTTGAGTGTTTAAGCTAACAACTCAAGGAATAAAAATTGATGGACACCAAGCTTTTGCCGCCGCACTTTCAACACTGGCAGCGCTAATTAGTATTAGTTTTGCCCTTCGTGGTTTTATAAAATCAATGCAAAGGAGATAA